One Niabella beijingensis DNA window includes the following coding sequences:
- a CDS encoding universal stress protein, translating to MTTIRTLIAVTDFSDAANHAVGVAVDLAIKIKARLLIFNAVSIHTGVSAYQLLPDVYEVSIEQSKELLKDLVTEMKKRTDNRTVIEAVQR from the coding sequence ATGACGACAATAAGAACTCTTATTGCAGTTACTGATTTCTCCGATGCGGCGAACCATGCCGTTGGCGTTGCCGTTGACCTGGCTATAAAAATAAAAGCCCGTCTGCTCATTTTCAATGCGGTAAGCATACATACCGGCGTTTCGGCATACCAATTGCTGCCGGATGTATATGAAGTTTCGATAGAACAGTCCAAAGAGCTGCTAAAGGATCTTGTGACTGAAATGAAAAAGCGGACTGACAACAGGACCGTGATTGAAGCAGTGCAGCGATGA
- a CDS encoding sugar porter family MFS transporter — MQTRNNDTITVSEKGKANLFGISLIAALAGFIFGFDTVVISGANLPIKELWHTTPWFHGFFIMSMALWGTVVGAVFGGLPTERYGRKKVLLWIGILFTVSSVGSALAQDPYTFSFFRFIGGLGIGVSSVAAPTYVSEISTPKTRGRLVAMYQFNIVFGILLAFLSNYFLKGVGGANDWRWMLGVMAAPSLLYTLLVFMIPESPRWLIIRRKDDAAARHVLKQLGIPDATEEIAAIKAAAGGSQVADRKGFFNIRYRRIIGLAFFVAFFNQWSGINFILYYAPEILERAGLASKESLYNSIAIGGTNLVFTFVGLYLIDRVGRKTLLALGSVGYVISLGMVAYGFYAHASAGFLLFFLLLFIASHAIGQGAVIWVLIAEVFPNRIRAMGQSFGASVHWVFAAIITLITPVFLDEEHGIFRDNPWPIFAFFAFMMLLQLVWIYTSVPETKGVSLEELEKRLVKA, encoded by the coding sequence ATGCAAACAAGGAACAATGATACAATAACGGTATCTGAAAAAGGAAAAGCAAATCTTTTTGGCATCTCGCTTATTGCAGCGCTTGCCGGTTTTATTTTTGGCTTTGATACGGTAGTGATATCCGGCGCCAACCTCCCGATCAAAGAGCTTTGGCATACCACACCCTGGTTCCATGGTTTTTTTATCATGTCGATGGCATTGTGGGGAACCGTTGTCGGTGCCGTTTTTGGCGGCCTGCCAACGGAACGGTATGGCCGGAAAAAGGTACTGCTATGGATCGGTATCCTGTTCACCGTTTCATCTGTAGGTTCTGCGCTGGCACAGGATCCGTATACGTTCTCTTTTTTCCGGTTTATCGGCGGACTCGGTATCGGTGTTTCATCCGTGGCAGCTCCCACCTATGTTTCAGAAATTTCCACGCCCAAAACAAGAGGCCGGCTGGTGGCCATGTATCAGTTCAATATTGTTTTCGGGATCCTGCTCGCATTCCTTTCCAATTATTTTCTAAAGGGTGTGGGGGGAGCTAATGACTGGCGCTGGATGCTGGGGGTGATGGCCGCACCGTCGCTGCTGTATACGCTTCTTGTGTTCATGATCCCTGAAAGTCCGCGCTGGCTTATTATACGCAGGAAGGATGATGCTGCCGCGCGGCACGTGCTGAAACAGCTGGGCATACCGGATGCGACGGAAGAAATAGCAGCGATTAAAGCTGCTGCCGGCGGATCGCAGGTGGCAGACCGGAAAGGGTTTTTCAATATCCGGTACCGCAGGATCATAGGCCTTGCCTTCTTTGTGGCTTTCTTCAATCAATGGTCGGGCATCAATTTTATTTTATATTACGCGCCGGAAATTCTCGAGCGGGCCGGCCTGGCATCAAAGGAATCGTTGTACAATTCCATTGCTATAGGGGGTACCAACCTGGTATTTACATTTGTAGGGCTGTACCTGATCGACCGCGTTGGCCGGAAAACCTTACTGGCGCTGGGTTCGGTGGGCTATGTGATCAGCCTGGGAATGGTGGCCTATGGCTTCTACGCACATGCATCCGCCGGCTTCCTGTTGTTTTTCCTGCTGTTGTTTATTGCTTCGCATGCCATCGGGCAGGGAGCCGTGATCTGGGTATTGATCGCAGAGGTTTTTCCCAACCGGATCCGGGCCATGGGCCAATCCTTCGGCGCCAGCGTACATTGGGTATTTGCAGCCATCATTACCCTCATTACACCCGTATTCCTGGATGAGGAACACGGGATTTTCCGGGACAATCCCTGGCCTATTTTTGCCTTCTTTGCATTTATGATGTTGTTGCAGCTGGTATGGATCTATACCAGCGTGCCGGAGACCAAGGGCGTATCATTGGAGGAACTTGAAAAAAGACTGGTAAAAGCGTGA
- a CDS encoding DUF5017 domain-containing protein, whose translation MKNRFCLPIALVCLLFLWACKKTLSSGDTDFTVTVENNVLSLNDTARFVFNKNPDVLVFYSGEIGHRYAFKGRTSAEGTPLLRFSTKRENGSQPQSLQLLISSDFRGVIKGDTAATTANLAAASWTDITSRATLSGGGSAPVASGDIDLSDYTAKPVFLAFKYRAAAGSVQNKWTISAFTVTNELEDNTSYIIANMNTATTAFTNYGVTTFSPGFAAYTPLNNYRWNISNTQLVITGANSAAFATDPAEAWVFIGPLNLTKVTPDVGVPLKNASENISGSVFGYQYQSTGQFDAVFEGGLADIKQIQLVTRPVRITVQ comes from the coding sequence ATGAAGAACAGGTTTTGTTTGCCGATCGCATTAGTATGCCTGCTGTTTTTGTGGGCCTGTAAAAAAACATTGAGTTCGGGGGACACGGACTTTACGGTAACGGTGGAAAATAATGTCCTTTCCCTTAATGACACCGCACGCTTTGTTTTTAATAAAAATCCGGATGTACTCGTATTTTATTCAGGAGAGATAGGGCACCGGTATGCCTTCAAGGGACGCACCAGTGCGGAGGGCACACCGTTATTGCGTTTCAGTACAAAAAGGGAGAATGGCAGCCAGCCACAATCATTGCAACTGCTGATCTCTTCAGACTTTCGGGGAGTAATAAAAGGCGACACTGCTGCTACAACGGCCAATCTGGCAGCAGCCAGCTGGACGGATATCACTTCCCGGGCCACCCTTTCCGGGGGAGGCAGTGCTCCGGTCGCTTCGGGCGATATTGATCTGTCGGATTATACAGCCAAACCGGTGTTCCTTGCGTTTAAGTACCGGGCAGCAGCCGGTTCGGTTCAGAATAAATGGACGATCAGTGCTTTTACAGTTACAAATGAGCTGGAGGACAATACCAGCTATATCATCGCCAATATGAATACAGCCACCACGGCCTTTACCAACTATGGTGTAACTACGTTCAGTCCGGGCTTTGCAGCTTATACGCCGTTGAACAACTACCGGTGGAATATCAGTAATACCCAACTGGTGATAACAGGAGCCAACTCGGCGGCATTTGCAACAGACCCGGCGGAAGCCTGGGTATTTATCGGCCCTTTGAACTTAACAAAAGTGACACCGGATGTGGGTGTGCCATTAAAGAACGCTTCAGAGAATATATCCGGCTCGGTGTTCGGATATCAGTATCAATCCACGGGACAGTTCGATGCTGTTTTTGAAGGAGGTCTTGCAGATATAAAGCAGATACAATTGGTGACCCGGCCCGTACGGATAACAGTGCAATAA
- a CDS encoding bestrophin family protein: MLLKGRISIWDFVRTIKSDLLTITVFSIIVGLIATGHYFNGLEIPLALIAIIGTAISLLLAFRTAQSYDRWWEARIVWGAIVNDSRTLIRQVQQFLPAAEATEVRNFAERQIIWNYALSESLRKLPFSERVQQYTTEQEIRDSNVPNGLLSRHSAQLRRLSEEGKLTEFRQVQLDQTLVRLCDAMGKCERIKNTVFPASYGTLIHFLIYVFALLLPFSLDDDYAMIKALLTAGIPMIFIVIERTAILMQDPFENRPLDTPMTTISQTIEVNLRQQIGEEVRPPAPPSGDAYYIL; encoded by the coding sequence ATGTTGCTCAAGGGAAGAATATCGATCTGGGATTTTGTGCGAACCATAAAATCGGATCTGCTGACCATCACCGTTTTCAGCATTATTGTAGGGCTTATTGCTACCGGACATTATTTCAACGGACTGGAAATCCCGCTGGCATTGATCGCGATCATAGGAACGGCGATATCGTTGCTGCTGGCTTTCCGTACCGCACAGTCCTACGACCGCTGGTGGGAAGCCCGGATCGTATGGGGGGCTATCGTGAATGACTCCAGAACGCTGATCCGCCAGGTGCAGCAATTCCTGCCGGCAGCCGAAGCAACAGAGGTCCGGAACTTTGCGGAACGCCAGATCATATGGAACTATGCCCTGAGTGAATCACTCCGGAAACTGCCATTTTCAGAGCGGGTGCAGCAGTATACTACTGAACAGGAGATCCGCGATTCGAATGTACCCAATGGTCTTTTGTCGCGGCACAGCGCCCAGCTGAGACGGTTATCGGAAGAAGGAAAGCTGACCGAGTTCCGGCAGGTGCAACTGGATCAGACACTGGTAAGGCTGTGCGATGCCATGGGAAAATGCGAGCGGATCAAGAACACCGTTTTCCCCGCTTCCTACGGTACGCTGATCCATTTTCTGATCTATGTTTTCGCCCTCTTATTGCCTTTTAGCCTGGACGATGATTATGCCATGATAAAAGCATTGCTTACCGCAGGTATCCCGATGATCTTTATCGTGATCGAACGGACCGCCATCCTGATGCAGGATCCTTTTGAGAACCGTCCGCTGGATACACCGATGACAACCATCAGTCAGACCATCGAGGTCAATCTCCGGCAGCAGATCGGGGAGGAGGTGCGGCCCCCTGCGCCCCCGTCGGGTGATGCTTATTATATTTTGTAA
- a CDS encoding right-handed parallel beta-helix repeat-containing protein, with translation MIGEVNTWMRSIGLLLLFFLGSVSVLPARDPVIVRAADYGVVADSRQNAAPGLRRALEACRRLPASVLVLPAGRIDVWPEGAARRELYVSNCTENDTSSKIKNIAFLLEDCRNLVIEGNNSLIMLHGKMISFVVLRSRNITIRNIGFDYERPTMSELTIASVGKKSIEAVVHPDSRFSIDSGRLRFYGEGWVLHAFHTILFDPKTEQLRYSSLQPLLEAKARQTGSRRVLFEGNFGQPPYKVGDILTVRDPYRDNCGAFIEQSRNVELYQVGMHYMHGLGIVSQFSEDLRFRKVAVAPRAETGRIIAAFADCFHFSGCRGRILLDSCRSSGSHDDPVNVHGTHLQVTAIRDGRKLTVRFMHHQTYGFPAFFAGDSIAFIDPKTLLTLGGATLQTAVLMNSREMLLELKEPLPAGVSTGHCVENLTWTPEVCIRNCRFERTNTRGVLITTPRKVQIEHNVFSHTGMFPVLIADDASSWFESGAVRDVTIRNNLFDACGYNSNSGAIAIAPENHQRVPGSYVHHNIRITGNRFRTWNAAVLQARSVDRLIFEHNKIRPVSAQVKWTGAAVELDGCAEVSVNGNQLPHQADALIIINQMPENAIHTDWRLANKK, from the coding sequence TTGATAGGGGAAGTAAATACATGGATGCGTTCCATCGGACTGCTGTTGCTGTTCTTTTTAGGTTCGGTTTCCGTGCTGCCGGCACGGGATCCGGTGATAGTGCGTGCTGCCGATTATGGTGTTGTGGCAGACAGCAGGCAGAACGCAGCGCCGGGGCTCAGACGCGCACTGGAGGCTTGCCGCAGGCTCCCTGCATCCGTGTTGGTACTACCTGCGGGTCGTATTGATGTGTGGCCGGAGGGGGCTGCCCGGCGGGAATTATATGTATCAAATTGTACTGAAAATGATACCAGCAGCAAAATAAAGAACATTGCCTTCCTGCTTGAAGATTGCCGTAATCTGGTGATTGAGGGGAATAACAGCCTCATAATGCTGCATGGCAAGATGATCTCCTTTGTGGTATTGCGCAGCCGGAACATTACCATCCGGAACATCGGGTTCGATTATGAACGTCCTACCATGAGTGAACTGACAATTGCGTCGGTGGGTAAAAAAAGTATAGAAGCCGTAGTGCATCCCGATTCCCGTTTTTCCATCGATAGCGGACGCCTGCGGTTTTACGGGGAAGGGTGGGTGCTGCATGCGTTTCATACCATCCTTTTCGATCCGAAAACGGAACAGTTGCGGTACAGCAGCCTGCAACCATTGCTGGAAGCCAAAGCACGGCAGACCGGTTCCCGCCGGGTTCTCTTTGAGGGCAATTTCGGACAGCCTCCCTACAAGGTTGGTGATATCCTCACCGTGCGGGATCCTTACAGGGATAATTGCGGCGCATTTATAGAACAAAGCAGGAATGTGGAGCTGTACCAGGTGGGTATGCACTATATGCACGGGCTGGGTATTGTTTCGCAATTTTCAGAAGACCTCCGTTTCCGGAAGGTGGCCGTTGCGCCGCGGGCGGAGACCGGCAGGATCATTGCCGCTTTTGCGGATTGTTTTCATTTTTCAGGCTGCCGCGGCCGCATCCTGCTGGATAGCTGCCGCAGCTCGGGATCTCATGACGATCCGGTAAATGTGCATGGTACCCATTTGCAGGTAACAGCGATCAGGGACGGACGTAAACTTACCGTACGTTTTATGCATCACCAGACCTATGGATTCCCGGCTTTTTTTGCGGGAGACAGTATTGCTTTTATTGATCCGAAAACATTGCTGACCCTGGGGGGTGCAACGCTGCAGACGGCGGTTTTAATGAATAGCAGGGAGATGTTGCTGGAGCTGAAAGAGCCGCTGCCGGCAGGTGTTTCAACGGGACACTGTGTGGAAAACCTTACCTGGACGCCGGAAGTGTGTATCCGTAACTGCAGGTTCGAACGGACCAATACCCGGGGGGTGCTGATCACCACACCGCGGAAAGTACAGATCGAGCATAATGTATTTTCACATACCGGGATGTTCCCCGTTTTAATTGCTGATGATGCCAGCAGCTGGTTCGAATCCGGTGCGGTACGGGATGTTACGATCCGCAATAACCTGTTTGATGCCTGTGGCTATAACAGTAACAGCGGAGCGATAGCTATCGCTCCCGAAAATCATCAACGGGTGCCGGGCAGTTATGTTCACCACAATATCCGGATCACCGGCAACCGGTTCCGGACATGGAACGCTGCGGTGTTACAGGCACGCAGTGTAGACAGGCTGATATTTGAACATAATAAGATCCGGCCTGTATCAGCACAGGTCAAATGGACCGGCGCTGCTGTTGAACTGGACGGATGTGCGGAGGTATCCGTAAACGGTAATCAATTACCGCACCAGGCGGATGCATTAATAATCATAAACCAGATGCCGGAGAACGCGATCCATACGGACTGGCGCCTGGCGAATAAAAAATGA
- a CDS encoding RagB/SusD family nutrient uptake outer membrane protein, with product MNNKILPVLFLGLAGVFLSSCSKILDKTPTDFVEPQNYYNSESDLRFALAGVYDPLGSEYLYASSLWFQLGNCTDESFYPNSSNSFSAPMFYQFDYTNPYISGLWQDCYKGIERANLLIENIGKPVMDESKRQAILGEALFLRAYYHFLLVSNFGTVLLKTHSTTNVSTVDLPATPAKQVYEQVLQDMREAEAKLEDAATIGNSSHVSKTAAQATLARVCLYMAGNPLNDKTRYAEALEWARKVVVSGQHRLLEDFDERLTNSAYSQIFINQAQDIYDIGECMWEADFNMNQANTAFAEGGRLGTYQISCTNIDTGYGSGGVRTTISLYNLYGNGDLRRDWAIAPFTFQASGSTLTRVPYTTANIINRECGKWRRYFEPTSFIRQQYRTGQNFPIVRYADVLLMLAEADNEVNSGPTAEGYEALNQVRRRGYGVPVHAADAAADAPGGLSQQDFRRFIMEERSRELCFEGLRKPDLIRWGVFYDVLTATAAEIQSSNASATNKARWVLGYTTAISSPKYLLLPIPALEININKAIRQNPGW from the coding sequence ATGAACAACAAAATTTTACCGGTACTGTTCCTTGGTTTGGCAGGTGTGTTTTTATCATCCTGCAGCAAGATCCTGGATAAGACCCCTACAGACTTTGTGGAGCCGCAGAACTACTATAATAGTGAGAGTGACCTGAGATTTGCGCTGGCCGGCGTTTACGACCCCCTGGGTTCCGAATATCTTTACGCCAGTTCGTTGTGGTTCCAGCTGGGTAACTGTACCGATGAGTCTTTCTATCCCAACAGTTCCAATTCTTTTTCGGCACCGATGTTCTATCAGTTTGATTATACCAATCCCTACATAAGCGGCTTGTGGCAGGATTGTTATAAAGGCATTGAACGTGCCAACCTGCTGATCGAAAATATAGGGAAACCGGTGATGGATGAGAGCAAACGGCAGGCCATCCTGGGGGAAGCCCTGTTCCTGCGGGCGTATTATCATTTCCTGCTGGTCTCCAATTTCGGTACTGTCTTATTAAAAACGCATTCCACTACCAATGTAAGCACGGTGGACCTTCCGGCAACTCCCGCAAAGCAGGTCTACGAGCAGGTTCTCCAGGATATGCGCGAAGCGGAGGCAAAACTGGAAGATGCCGCCACCATTGGCAATTCCAGTCATGTGTCGAAGACCGCCGCACAGGCCACCCTGGCCCGTGTTTGTTTGTACATGGCCGGCAATCCGCTGAACGATAAAACCAGGTATGCGGAAGCACTGGAATGGGCAAGGAAAGTTGTGGTATCAGGGCAGCATCGTCTGCTGGAGGATTTTGATGAACGGCTCACCAACTCTGCATACAGCCAGATCTTTATCAACCAGGCCCAGGATATCTATGATATCGGGGAATGTATGTGGGAAGCTGATTTTAATATGAACCAGGCGAATACGGCTTTTGCTGAAGGCGGCCGCCTGGGTACTTACCAGATCTCCTGTACCAATATTGATACCGGCTACGGCTCCGGAGGTGTGCGGACCACCATCAGCTTATACAACCTGTATGGCAACGGGGATCTGAGAAGGGACTGGGCCATTGCGCCGTTTACCTTTCAGGCATCGGGTTCCACCCTTACGCGGGTACCCTATACCACGGCTAATATCATCAACCGCGAATGCGGAAAATGGCGCCGTTATTTTGAGCCGACATCCTTTATCCGGCAGCAATACAGAACGGGGCAGAACTTTCCCATCGTCCGCTACGCAGATGTATTACTGATGCTGGCCGAGGCGGACAATGAAGTGAACAGCGGCCCTACTGCGGAAGGTTATGAGGCGCTGAACCAGGTAAGGAGAAGGGGATACGGGGTTCCGGTGCATGCAGCCGATGCCGCCGCCGATGCCCCCGGAGGCCTTTCGCAGCAAGACTTTCGCCGGTTTATCATGGAGGAACGGTCCCGTGAGCTTTGCTTTGAAGGATTGCGGAAGCCGGACTTGATCCGCTGGGGCGTGTTTTATGATGTACTTACCGCTACCGCGGCGGAAATACAATCCTCCAACGCCTCCGCCACAAATAAGGCCCGTTGGGTATTGGGGTACACTACGGCCATTTCCTCTCCCAAATACCTGCTGTTGCCGATACCCGCACTGGAAATTAATATTAACAAGGCCATCCGCCAAAACCCCGGCTGGTAA
- a CDS encoding glycosyl hydrolase 53 family protein codes for MNILQTIPRMQSGLLFLFPILFLACNKSNRLQHTAGISKGSSVGNTAIAMPTNNRSSFLRGADVGFLTEMERKGRMFYNATDSQDLFVLLKERGINAIRLRVWVNPAGPYYYNGINDVVLKAVRAKNAGMKLMIDFHYSDSWADPKQQYIPAAWSSYTLSELEDAVAAHTTSCLNTLKANGVTPAYVQVGNEVDYGMLWPAGKIPSGNMAGFARLFKAGYEAVKAVDTTIKVIVHFSRGYDYANCDSVLNGLLANGAVFDVVGLSVYPGLDNFETVLANSNATMQSLAATYHKDIMVAECGYYQYKPEGARRMIETLIQQVDALPESCGLGVFYWEPEAYDHPPVNKSIFDAAAKRPTVGMDGFSLAKNPGFEVDTLPATAPYGWTTGGSNPDANYTESSGITGNYRLTHYKNSAYNVFTEQPITGLTNGTYTFTAWVRGSTSMTGSYLYAKGFGGTEKTQQLNLESAWKKIIIPDIAVSNGQCTIGLRTNGNNTYCSMDQVQFFRQ; via the coding sequence ATGAATATACTTCAGACCATACCCCGGATGCAGTCAGGGCTGCTGTTCCTATTCCCGATACTATTTTTGGCGTGTAATAAAAGCAACCGGCTGCAGCATACAGCCGGAATCTCAAAAGGTAGCTCTGTCGGTAATACGGCCATCGCAATGCCCACCAATAACCGTTCCTCTTTTTTGAGAGGTGCTGATGTCGGCTTCCTGACGGAGATGGAACGCAAGGGGCGCATGTTTTATAATGCGACCGATTCCCAGGATTTGTTTGTGCTCCTGAAAGAACGGGGAATAAATGCCATCCGGTTGCGGGTTTGGGTAAATCCCGCCGGACCCTATTATTACAATGGCATCAATGATGTAGTGCTGAAGGCCGTGCGGGCAAAAAATGCAGGTATGAAACTGATGATCGATTTTCATTACAGCGACAGCTGGGCAGACCCCAAACAGCAGTATATCCCTGCGGCCTGGAGCAGCTATACCCTCAGTGAGCTGGAGGATGCTGTTGCTGCACATACAACTTCCTGCCTGAATACATTAAAGGCAAACGGTGTCACTCCGGCCTATGTGCAGGTGGGCAACGAAGTGGACTATGGCATGCTCTGGCCTGCCGGAAAGATTCCCTCCGGTAATATGGCCGGCTTTGCCCGGCTGTTCAAAGCGGGATATGAAGCGGTTAAAGCAGTTGATACCACGATAAAGGTGATCGTTCATTTTTCGAGAGGCTACGATTATGCTAACTGCGATTCCGTGCTCAACGGGCTGCTTGCGAACGGAGCTGTTTTTGATGTTGTGGGATTATCGGTATACCCGGGTCTTGATAATTTTGAAACCGTGCTTGCCAACTCCAATGCCACTATGCAATCCCTGGCTGCAACCTATCATAAAGATATCATGGTAGCGGAATGCGGCTATTACCAATACAAACCGGAGGGCGCCCGCAGGATGATAGAAACCCTGATTCAGCAGGTAGATGCATTGCCCGAAAGCTGCGGATTAGGTGTCTTTTACTGGGAGCCGGAAGCCTACGATCATCCGCCGGTGAATAAAAGCATTTTTGATGCCGCTGCAAAAAGACCTACGGTCGGGATGGATGGCTTTTCCCTGGCAAAGAACCCGGGTTTTGAGGTGGATACGCTGCCGGCCACTGCTCCGTACGGCTGGACGACAGGTGGTAGCAATCCCGATGCCAATTATACGGAATCATCCGGTATCACGGGCAATTACCGGCTGACACATTACAAGAACAGCGCTTATAATGTATTTACCGAGCAACCCATTACCGGACTAACAAACGGTACCTATACATTTACGGCCTGGGTGAGAGGAAGTACTTCCATGACAGGAAGTTATCTTTATGCAAAGGGGTTTGGAGGTACTGAGAAAACACAGCAACTGAACCTGGAATCTGCCTGGAAAAAGATCATTATTCCTGATATTGCGGTCAGCAACGGACAATGCACTATCGGATTGCGCACCAATGGCAACAATACTTACTGCAGTATGGATCAGGTACAGTTCTTCCGGCAATAA
- a CDS encoding pyridoxamine 5'-phosphate oxidase family protein has protein sequence MENTLNSNEIDDVLHQGILGHLGCHFDGVTYVVPMCYAYEDGCIYGRTYEGMKLHMIRNNPRVCFQVEVARDMVHWRSVVCWGTFEVISDAAKRDAAIGVLQRRVSAMIESEALRHSQYWPFALSGKEEIRGLLFCIRLDEKTGRFMSEY, from the coding sequence ATGGAGAATACATTAAACAGCAATGAAATTGATGATGTATTGCATCAGGGTATACTGGGGCATCTCGGATGCCATTTTGATGGGGTTACCTATGTGGTTCCGATGTGTTACGCCTATGAAGACGGCTGTATCTACGGCCGCACCTATGAAGGCATGAAACTGCACATGATCCGGAACAATCCCCGTGTGTGTTTCCAGGTAGAGGTGGCCAGGGACATGGTGCATTGGAGAAGTGTTGTGTGCTGGGGAACATTTGAGGTGATCTCCGATGCTGCTAAACGCGATGCGGCAATTGGCGTGTTGCAACGCCGCGTGTCGGCCATGATCGAAAGCGAAGCCCTCCGGCACTCGCAATACTGGCCTTTTGCGCTTTCAGGGAAAGAGGAGATCCGTGGCCTGCTTTTTTGTATCCGCCTGGATGAAAAGACGGGCCGCTTTATGTCGGAATACTGA